The Streptomyces sp. Mut1 genome window below encodes:
- a CDS encoding 2Fe-2S iron-sulfur cluster-binding protein produces MSKENPAEQHGGWEPTPQGGEYDGEATAFVHLPPEDLADIPLAAPGHGYVPPMILPLTPAAGLDPAATGNWAVQPPPPQAGQQEHGTQAQPPAQGAVHWPDPNQQSGYGYPPPGAQQPPSPYQEPYAGDPAATGQWSVDATAWPPPAPEAPETPASGPLSDDSGELYTAPPAADWYADRPATLPGGATAPWATREPAPEPLAPEPPPAEPSAAEAETEAETDAEAEAEQAAENAPDAAAADDAPARSREDAPSDALSDALSNVPSDATPGVPSELPEARPAAGEQPEAAERPAPASVPADEDVVPDAGPEPVAEASDTPPAAGPPLPSEHPAASYTLHVNGVDRPVTDAWIGESLLYVLRERLGLAGAKDGCSQGECGACNVQVDGRLVASCLVPAATTAGSEVRTVEGLAVDGEPSDVQRALASCGAVQCGFCIPGMAMTVHDLLEGNHAPSELETRRALCGNLCRCSGYRGVLDAVNEVIAGREAAAEAAAPPPESAEPEEARIPHQAAPGAGSVQAHQQDGGMA; encoded by the coding sequence GTGAGCAAGGAGAACCCCGCCGAGCAGCACGGCGGCTGGGAGCCGACCCCGCAGGGCGGGGAGTACGACGGCGAGGCGACCGCCTTCGTCCACCTGCCGCCGGAGGATCTCGCGGACATCCCGCTGGCCGCCCCCGGCCACGGATACGTGCCGCCGATGATCCTGCCGCTGACCCCCGCCGCCGGGCTCGACCCCGCCGCCACCGGCAACTGGGCCGTCCAGCCCCCGCCGCCGCAGGCCGGGCAGCAGGAGCACGGCACGCAGGCGCAGCCGCCCGCGCAGGGCGCGGTGCACTGGCCCGACCCGAACCAGCAGTCCGGCTACGGCTACCCGCCCCCCGGGGCGCAGCAGCCGCCGAGCCCCTACCAGGAGCCGTACGCGGGCGACCCGGCCGCCACCGGTCAGTGGTCCGTCGACGCCACGGCCTGGCCGCCGCCTGCCCCGGAGGCCCCGGAGACCCCGGCGTCCGGGCCGCTCTCCGACGACTCCGGCGAGCTCTACACCGCCCCGCCGGCCGCCGACTGGTACGCGGACCGCCCCGCGACCCTGCCGGGCGGCGCGACCGCGCCGTGGGCGACGCGGGAACCGGCGCCGGAGCCTTTGGCGCCGGAGCCTCCGCCGGCGGAGCCTTCGGCCGCGGAAGCGGAAACGGAAGCCGAAACGGACGCCGAAGCGGAAGCGGAACAGGCCGCCGAGAACGCGCCCGATGCCGCCGCCGCTGATGACGCGCCTGCCCGGAGCCGCGAAGACGCTCCGTCGGACGCGCTCTCGGACGCGCTCTCGAACGTCCCCTCCGACGCCACCCCGGGTGTCCCGTCGGAACTCCCCGAGGCGCGGCCGGCCGCCGGAGAGCAGCCCGAAGCCGCCGAACGGCCGGCACCCGCATCCGTACCGGCGGACGAGGACGTCGTCCCGGACGCCGGACCGGAGCCCGTGGCGGAGGCGTCCGACACCCCGCCCGCCGCCGGGCCCCCGCTGCCCAGCGAGCACCCCGCCGCCTCGTACACGCTGCACGTGAACGGCGTGGACCGGCCCGTCACCGATGCCTGGATCGGTGAGTCGCTGCTCTACGTGCTGCGCGAGCGCCTCGGCCTGGCCGGTGCCAAGGACGGCTGCTCGCAGGGCGAGTGCGGGGCGTGCAACGTCCAGGTGGACGGCCGTCTCGTCGCCTCCTGCCTGGTCCCCGCCGCCACCACGGCCGGCAGCGAGGTCCGTACGGTCGAGGGCCTGGCCGTCGACGGGGAACCGTCCGACGTGCAGCGGGCGCTGGCCTCCTGCGGGGCCGTCCAGTGCGGCTTCTGCATCCCCGGCATGGCGATGACCGTCCACGACCTCCTGGAGGGCAACCACGCCCCCAGCGAGCTGGAGACCCGCCGGGCGCTGTGCGGCAACCTCTGCCGCTGCTCCGGCTACCGGGGCGTCCTGGACGCCGTCAACGAGGTCATCGCCGGCCGCGAGGCCGCCGCCGAGGCCGCCGCGCCCCCGCCGGAATCCGCGGAACCGGAAGAGGCCCGCATCCCGCACCAGGCGGCGCCCGGCGCGGGTAGTGTGCAGGCCCACCAGCAGGACGGAGGCATGGCGTGA
- a CDS encoding FAD binding domain-containing protein — protein MTTHAPQAAQSVTLPASLDEAVAALGAMPAAVPVAGGTDLMSAVNKGLLRPSGLVGLGRISELRGWHYQDGHALLGAGLTHARMGRPDFAALIPALAASARAAGPPQIRNAGTLGGNIATAAPTGDALPVLAALEAELVIAGPGGARREIPVSHLLAGREMLEPAELIGFVRVPLLHAPQVFLKATGRTGPGRATASVAIVLDPARRGVRCAVGAIAPMPLRPLEAERWIASLIDWDGARGLAPDALAAFGEYVAAACIPDQEPPADGGQAPPLPPAVLHLRRTVAALARRALGRALS, from the coding sequence TTGACCACGCACGCACCGCAGGCGGCGCAGTCCGTCACGCTGCCTGCCTCACTGGACGAGGCCGTGGCGGCACTCGGCGCCATGCCGGCCGCCGTCCCCGTGGCAGGCGGCACGGACCTGATGTCGGCCGTCAACAAGGGGCTCCTGCGCCCCTCCGGTCTGGTCGGTCTCGGCCGGATCAGTGAGCTGCGCGGCTGGCACTACCAGGACGGTCACGCCCTGCTGGGCGCCGGCCTGACCCACGCCCGCATGGGACGGCCCGACTTCGCGGCCCTCATCCCCGCGCTCGCCGCCTCCGCGCGTGCCGCGGGCCCCCCGCAGATCCGCAACGCCGGGACGCTCGGCGGCAACATCGCCACCGCCGCCCCGACCGGCGACGCGCTTCCGGTGCTCGCCGCGCTGGAGGCCGAACTCGTCATCGCGGGACCCGGCGGCGCCCGCCGTGAGATCCCGGTCTCGCACCTGCTGGCCGGGCGCGAGATGCTGGAGCCCGCCGAGCTGATCGGCTTCGTCCGCGTGCCCCTGCTGCACGCCCCGCAGGTCTTCCTCAAGGCCACCGGGCGCACCGGCCCCGGCCGCGCCACCGCCTCCGTCGCGATCGTCCTCGACCCGGCCAGGCGCGGGGTGCGCTGCGCGGTCGGCGCCATCGCGCCGATGCCGCTGCGCCCGCTGGAGGCCGAGCGCTGGATCGCCTCGCTGATCGACTGGGACGGGGCGCGCGGCCTCGCGCCCGACGCGCTGGCCGCCTTCGGCGAGTACGTCGCGGCCGCCTGCATCCCGGACCAGGAACCACCCGCCGACGGGGGCCAGGCACCGCCGCTGCCCCCCGCCGTACTGCATCTGCGGCGCACCGTCGCCGCGCTGGCCCGACGCGCGCTGGGGAGGGCACTGTCGTGA